The genomic region AAGTATCAAACTAAAAAACTTATGTACCAAAGTGAGCATTAAAGCAAAACTTAAATACGaaattaaacattgaaactAAACTCAAGTTCTAAATAGTATATTAACCCAACTAAAACTAAGAACACACAACAtcgttaaaaaataattatgagtaaATTGCactcgagatcactaaattattaataagtttacgttttagtcactaaagctttaaaaagtttcaaattaatCACTGAACTattaaaaagttttcatttaagtaattggactattcaaaattttttatttaagtcgctaagctattaagttttttttttaatttagctaGCGAGCTCCAAGCAATGATTCGATGATCGATACGGTGGAGTAATACCAATTAGTGAGAAGAAGAACATACTTAGATCCAATTTGATTTGGCAGTTAGCCGAAGACTAGAGAAGAAAGTTATTTGGGTTTTAGTTTCCAAATCCGTGACATTGAAAgctcttttataaaaaaacaaaattgtagaagagaaagaagaaaaaactttCAATTAGTGTAAGCAATGGGAATAGAGAAAGCGATacgataataattttaacagcccaataaattaaataaaaactttcaaataattcaataaacaatttataactttttgaagtttaCTAAATTTAGTGCCGCTAGATGTATTTTACCGATAAACAAAACGGTGGAGGATTGAGAAAAGTGGCGCAAAGGAAAAGTGCACCGTTACCGTTAAGTAACGGCGATAATCAATATGGGTGATATCCAGTGTAGGCTTTTACTAACGATATAAACCTCTGTATAATGAGACGGTGGCTTACCTTTCAATTATCTCTCTTCTCATTATCtctcactttttttattttcattttcctctGTTTTCTCTTTACTGGCCACAAAACAAAGCAAGTAAATGGAAGGAACAGAAGGGGGGGGAAAGCATATAAACgtatcataatataaaaaagaaactaaaatttaaaaaaaaatagttgaagagataaaggaaagggaaaaaaaatggtGGGTAAGGTTGGGGATGATGATGATTTAGTGGAGCTGAGCATTATAATCGTTCATGAAGGTCCTTCTTCATCTCGATTCCTCGATGCTTATCCCATAAGGTAACCTTTAAAGATCCCTTCATTTCTCTtctagaaaatttgaaatttctctctctttttttttttttttaattttgctttgtCAAAGTTTggtcttctttctttttaattcttaagatgtaattttttttatgtaaagcAAAAATAAGAAttgggtttttttgttttttttatggaatttaTGCTTTTGATTCAGTTTCTGTAGATTTTAGGTTCTTTCTTTAGCAGCTTTTTAGGGAAATTTATTGTGTTAGAATTTAGGGtcaaattatttatgttttacaATTTGTTTGTTATATTGTTAATAAGTTGGGGtttattgaatttgatttttaaaaaataagttgttGATTTCTGTGGGTTTTCTGGGGAttgttgttttatgttttttttaataaaattctaggGTTTTGATTGAGGGGAAAATCATGTGGTGATtgataatttattgaattttttgggGGGGTTTTTGGGGTAAATGGAAAAATTCAATCCACAAGCAGCAATTATTACAATCTCCAATTGCATAAGCTGAAATGGGAGCTTCTCTCCTTACAACTTTCTCAATGGAGAATCATCATCCTTCAACTCTTTTATCTATGGATTCGAGCGCTCACGACGAGTTTGATTTAGACAAGAATCGGCAATCTATTCTGTCCCGGCCACCGGATATCAATTTGCCATTATCTGCCGAGCGTAGCCCTCCACCACAGCAGCCATGGAACTCCGATCAGTGCGATATTCTAGATGTTGGGCTGTGTTCACAAGCTTATGAAACTGAGAGCTACCTTCCAGTCTCGAAAGCCGGACGGAAATGCACTAAGCGGGTAGATAGTATATGGGGTGCTTGGTTGTTCTTTAGCTTTTACTTCAAACCCGCTTTGAAAGAGAAATCCAAGGCTAAGATCGTTCGAGATAGCAATGGTGTTTCTGGTTTCGATAAATCGGATCTTAAGTTGGATGTTTTCATGGTTCAACACGACATGGAGAATATGTATATGTGGGTTTTCAAGGAGAAGCCCGAGAATGCATTAGGTAAAATGCAACTTCGAAGCTACATGAATGGGCATTCTCGCCAAGGGGAACGTCCTTTTCCTTTTAGTGTCGATAAGGGATTTATCCGTTCCCATAGGATGCAACGGAAGCATTATAGAGGATTGTCAAACCCTCAGTGTGTGCACGGGATCGAACTTGTTCCATCACCGAATCTCATGGCTCTCAGTGAAGAAGATCGGAAGAAATGGATTGAGCTTACCGGAAGGGATTTAAACTTCACGATTCCACCCGAAGCTAGTGATTTTAGTTCATGGAGAAACCTCCCAAACACTGATTTTGAGCTCGAGAGACCTCAGATAATAAAGAACATACCACATTCTCACTCGAGGAAACTGCTCAACGGGTCTGGACTCAATTTATCTACTCAATCATCAAGCCATACGTACGGTGATGGCACAGACTTATCACTTGTGAGCAACAAGAGGAGGAAAGACGATGATTGCTTTTTGCCTGTCATTCCTCCTCCTGACCGAATCCCGGACATGGAAATTCATCCTAGTGAACCACACTGGTTAAACGACTTCAGCGGGGTAATGAAAAGCACTTACGGTCCCGTTACTGCTGCGAAAGCCATCTACGAGGACGAAGCCGGTTACTTGATCATTATCAGCTTGCCTTTTGTTGATCTTCAAAGggtaaaggtctcatggaggAACACACTCACTCATGGTATTATAAAACTATCTTGTTTGAGCACATCGGGTATGCCGCTCATCAAACGACACAACCGGACTTTCAAGCTTACAGATCCCTCTCCCGAGCATTGCCCTCCCGGCGAATTCGTTAGAGAAATCCCATTGTCAACTCGAATTCCCGAAGATGCCGACATAGAAGCATATCACGACGGGCCAGGTTCCGTGCTTGAGATTATGGTTCCAAAATTACGGATGGTGCCCGAAGAACACGAAATCCGGGTTTGTCTTCGGCCTAAACATGTGGGGAATGATCTCATGTTGACATGAATTATAAAAGGGTAGTTACTATGGTTGGTGCTGCATTGTTTTTACTGACTTTTGTACCATACAATGTAAtctatgaaaacaaaaatatgggtcctacattttatttttttaccatttttgccCCACTAATTCATATGTTTCTTTGTAGTGGTCCTTGTTTGACTGtaattagaatttgatttttcagacatattttattatatttagtcattagtaaaagatatattaaacttatttattgaattttaatgaaaaggtAGAAATTGTTGAATTACTTGGTGAGTCCTTTTATTAACACGTAAATTGTTTTTGGTCCAcaattttatcctatttttggCTCAAGTGCTTTGATATTGTAccaaattatacataaaatttatattttcttagaataattaagtgattatgtattataattttagagTGTCATATCATCGTAAAgatcaaaattgagaaaaaaattaatgatattcaagtcattagaaaaatataaaccatCAACGTTTCGAGAGCTTAAAATAATGTTGCTGGTCATATGGCTAAAACAGTTTCAAGTGGATTGAGTAATGTGCAACTGTTTTGGGAGTTTTTAGATTCAGTATGGACACTACCGATAGCTGAGCGTAATACTGTTTTTCTACATTGATaacactttaaaattataattgttttatattttttttctttaaaaaaataaattaaatctgaACAAAACTCACCTACTATTTAAACATAGTCAAACTCAAgcacaaatatttaaaatttgagaccTAGAGCTTatccttttatcaattatttCAAAGGTTCATtgtcataattaatttaatcctaaatcaATGACACAAGACCAAGTCCAACTGCCACCTAATGTAATGGAAAAGGGCAAAATTACTGTTTAAGACCAATGAAAACATACAAAGTGGTGACACCTaacaaccttttattttatataggtataatattttttttggccctccaactttataaaaagaGTTATTTTAAccttctatttaatttttttatctcttttaacccttgaacttatatttttttatcaaatcaccccagatggatggaaaagttaatgtttgttaacCTTGCTGACATAGCATGTACGTGGATTGTTGTGTAGATGACTTgttagcatttaattaattttttttataattgtttatatattttaaataattttaatggttttcaattttatattttcttgagttttaaaattaaaaaaaatcaattaaatgctGATGTGTCATCCACGTATGGCACTtcagttaaaaaatattaatttttcatctattttaaaataatttgataaaaaagtagaaaattaaatagatgactaaaataatattatttataacgTTAAAGgaccaaataagtcattatactttttatataatatagaaAGAAAGGTATAAATGATAGATAATTTGGGTGAAAAGAGatactaaaaataaacaagCTAAGGTATCTATGGTGGGTGGGTGGGGAATTAGTCCACATTCTATGTATAGTTTTAGGTGAATTGATGATACAGCCAATGGCTAATGACTAGTAGGAATTTGAGGGCAAATTCCTGTTGGTTTAAAAAACTAAGGTCGAGCATGGCGTCTCTTTAGCTTAGCTTATCTTAAATAGACACTTTTGGTAGAATTTAACGCGAGCAGGATAGTTGGACGGGATAgaattttttctctttcttcattgatttatatttaaatttattgtctCGGGTTTTATTTAAAGATAAGGTCATGTTTAATCTatgaatttgataatatttttttttattttgattaagttTTTTTGGGTTCACGTTAGTTCTTGAATTTgataagttttatatgttttagtcCGTTTGATTATGTAATATTTCAAGATTGTATCACATcataactttttttaatgtGATGATACGACACAATATCATAGCACCACGTCAgcataataattaaaactagaAAAGGTTGTCGAGTTCCAAAACTAAGGGACGCTCAatgtcattaaactattagtaagtttatattttggctACTTAGTTCCAATCGACAATTCGACGATCAATACTCATTACAAGTAAAAGGACATACATTAGATTTAAGTCAAATGACGGTCTGTGTcgaatattgaaaaaaaaaagttgtttgagTTTTGATAACAGATTCTTGacatttaaagttgtttcatgaaaaaaataaactataaaaaataaaggaaatgagAGTTTTCAATTGATGATCTGAATAAAGGAGACCATACattaatgacttaaatgaaatatctaagggtgagtttggaggggcggtgcgtttacctgcggttagtataaaaatagcGGTGACGGTGaaattagatactgtagcgatactgtagcgtgagacaaaaagtaagctaaacgcaccgcaccgcactcaatcgcccatccaaacctaCCCTAAAACTCGGCTGGGATTAAACCGGACAGTTGATGCTGAAGTGTGGCCATAAGGTAACGTATGGCATCTAACAAAGTAGTAtacttttttatcatttaacgcgcttttttttttttttggggatcATAACCGTGTTGTAGGTATCATCTTATCTATATGTCCCATTTGTCAAAGCtaatagttaattttttattaggatttattgttatattttaattttattgtttttcagtccttatacttttttaattgtgaattttagttttggcttaaagtttttaaaaagtagggtgaaaccaaaaaaaaaaaaatagggtggaactgaattataaaatttttgtgaGGTCacaatgtaattttattatgtattaatttataatttcatcatttttaagggactaaacataatgtttttttcatattttgagacgccaaagtgaaattttaccatgattaacttgaaattttattatttctagtGAGACTGAATtggaatttttcattttcagggAGGGGCTAAAGCCCCTACCAACCCCCTCCCCCCGTCACCTCTTCTAACAACGATCAATTTGGAGAACAAAAGTTAAATCTACAATTTATGCATAGTACAAAACTAGCAGAAGAATTTAACCTAGTGGATTGAACTACTACCATTTGAAATAGgactgaaatttaaaattttgaaaagcataaggactaataataaaatttgccCCTTGTTTGGCAAGAAAAAACACACACGCATACGAAGTCTATGGCTCAAACAGGTTCTTATCTATGTCGGTTATAGTTAgagataaaaatatttgtattttttaggGGTTAAATACCCAAGAGGTCTCTATATTATAGGGACTgaatcaatttagtctctatactattgaaaaaatatcaaataagtcCAAATTGTAATGGAggtaacatttattttataaaaaaatttaaaaaatagtaattctGTCAAacattaaatgatatttttaaaaatagtaaatataaattctattcCAGTTTGGTCTTAATTCTTTTCAGTATTATGGAGattaaattgatctatttaataataaagggactaatttgatcagATTCCTACAATAGAGACACCTCTTAAGTATATTAACCATTATTTATGTGTAAAATCATTGCGTGCCGACACAAAGTGATAAGAAAGAGTGAAGATGGTGCGTCCAAAAACATCCTCAGAAAAGATGGATTGACTTGTAAAGTGGGTTGGACCACTTGTCTCCCTTTGAATCATCATTGCTTACGAATTTTTGATAAGGAGCATTTACTATCAATCGCATTAGaatatgtttgaataaaatagtaaatttatacctaaattttagttcatttgagttttttttgtgtgtatttTAGATTATGTGATCTATATATTTATACGATAAGGTATTGTTCATCGATAAGATAGATTAGGTAGGCTTCATGCATGTAAACACGTTTACTACTCTTACGTGCATTCATAGTTCCAAGCTCATGAAAATGCAACCTCGTAGTACCGAACCTCATAATACAGAGACCAAGCCTGATACATCTACCTGCACACTTACCCCTCGAGCTTAGTACTTGGGTCAAGCCTGCGAGCTCATTAGGGTCTGGTCGAGGCCCAAACTTGAGATGGGttgatttgatatattaattttaatttggtataggtatatacacaaaatttgaaacGTGGTTCATAtgtttatgtaaaatttttatttcgattcaattgtacacatttaaagaaataaatacatatatttattttcatatcagattaatgtaattatttgtgtatgttttatatcaacataaaatggtgctaattcaataatattgcTAGTTATTtgcgaaaataaataaaatcatgcaaAATCAAAGTCCATGTATGACATTGCACattgaatcaaagttcatgtataattttaatatttatctcatttttcatatgtttatttttaaaaatttattttattaaaatagtgtgaagattaaaatgaaataaattattatacaaagattaaatttgtAGCTAATATATggtaatttgattaattcaaatttattatttaaaagtaaagcaaatccatatatataattgaaatatatcggtttatattcatattcattgcaattctttacgaataataataattaaagttgtTATAGATTATGAGAGATGATTTATAAACTGAGATATTATGTCATTTGTATTCCTTTTCAATAAGAGCATGCCACTTCACATTTTCATCctaaatttcaatatatcatattagatttaagttatttttctaGGATGAAAATCTTGAAATGACATCTTGTTATTAAAAAGGATatcacaatttcatataatCTTTTCGACTCattattgagtttttagttAATGATTTAAAATGCTTCTTGAAATGGATATCCAATGGGCTTCATTTTTGCTCTTCTTGATGAAATTGTAGATTTTGTTTAGGGTTATTAAAATGAacgtttagggtttttttttgttgaggTTGGGTGTGATGGTTCTTGAAAACAAACTGGGGTGATTGTTTAGGCCT from Gossypium raimondii isolate GPD5lz chromosome 1, ASM2569854v1, whole genome shotgun sequence harbors:
- the LOC105786506 gene encoding uncharacterized protein LOC105786506, translated to MGASLLTTFSMENHHPSTLLSMDSSAHDEFDLDKNRQSILSRPPDINLPLSAERSPPPQQPWNSDQCDILDVGLCSQAYETESYLPVSKAGRKCTKRVDSIWGAWLFFSFYFKPALKEKSKAKIVRDSNGVSGFDKSDLKLDVFMVQHDMENMYMWVFKEKPENALGKMQLRSYMNGHSRQGERPFPFSVDKGFIRSHRMQRKHYRGLSNPQCVHGIELVPSPNLMALSEEDRKKWIELTGRDLNFTIPPEASDFSSWRNLPNTDFELERPQIIKNIPHSHSRKLLNGSGLNLSTQSSSHTYGDGTDLSLVSNKRRKDDDCFLPVIPPPDRIPDMEIHPSEPHWLNDFSGVMKSTYGPVTAAKAIYEDEAGYLIIISLPFVDLQRVKVSWRNTLTHGIIKLSCLSTSGMPLIKRHNRTFKLTDPSPEHCPPGEFVREIPLSTRIPEDADIEAYHDGPGSVLEIMVPKLRMVPEEHEIRVCLRPKHVGNDLMLT